A region from the Brassica napus cultivar Da-Ae chromosome C8, Da-Ae, whole genome shotgun sequence genome encodes:
- the LOC106381416 gene encoding 3-isopropylmalate dehydratase large subunit, chloroplastic isoform X1 produces MASSVISSSPFLCKSAQQKDLGFPKSSQISVHRCQKRAISRKIVSVMAPQRSSSATGSVKTGMTMTEKILAKAAEKSQVVPGDNIWVNVDVLMTHDVCGPGAFGIFKREFGEKAKVWDPEKIVVIPDHYIFTTDKRANRNVDIMREHCREQNIKYFYDITDLGDFRANPDYKGVCHVALAQEGHCRPGEVLLGTDSHTCTAGAFGQFATGIGNTDAGFVLGTGKILLKVPPTMRFILDGEMPSYLQAKDLILQIIGEISVAGATYKTMEFSGTTIESLTMEERMTLCNMVVEAGGKNGVIPPDATTFNYVENRTSVPFEPVYSDGNASFIADYRFDVSKLEPVVAKPHSPDNRALARECKDVKIDRVYIGSCTGGKTEDFMAAAKLFHAAGKQVKVPTFLVPATQKVWMDVYALPVPGAGGKTCAQIFEEAGCDTPTSPSCGACLGGPADTYARLNEPQVCVSTTNRNFPGRMGHKEGQIYLVSPYTAAASALTGHVTDPREFLQ; encoded by the exons ATGGCTTCCTCTGTaatctcttcatctcctttcctctgcAAATCCGCCCAG CAGAAGGATTTGGGGTTCCCTAAATCGTCGCAGATTTCGGTTCACAGATGTCAGAAGAGAGCGATTTCTCGGAAGATCGTCTCCGTCATGGCGCCGCAGCGATCATCCAGCGCCACTGGATCG GTGAAAACTGGGATGACGATGACGGAGAAGATTCTTGCCAAGGCAGCAGAGAAATCACAAGTGGTGCCTGGTGATAACATCTGGGTTAACGTTGACGTTCTCATGACTCATGATGTCTGTGGCCCTGGTGCTTTTGGTATCTTCAAGAGAGAGTTCGGTGAAAAAGCTAAG GTTTGGGACCCAGAGAAGATTGTTGTTATTCCAGACCATTACATCTTCACTACTGATAAGCGTGCCAACCGCAATGTCGACATTATGAGGGAACATTGCAGGGAACAGAACATCAAGTATTTCTATGATATCACCGACCTTGGAGATTTTCGG GCTAATCCTGACTACAAAGGTGTTTGCCATGTGGCGCTTGCACAAGAAGGTCATTGCAGGCCAGGAGAG gTTTTGTTAGGAACAGACTCGCACACATGTACTGCTGGAGCGTTTGGTCAGTTTGCTACAGGGATTGGAAACACCGATGCTGGATTTGTGTTAGGCACTGGCAAAATCCTCCTTAAG GTTCCACCAACAATGAGGTTTATCTTGGATGGTGAAATGCCCAGTTATCTGCAAGCAAAGGATCTGATTTTACAA ATCATTGGAGAAATATCTGTTGCTGGTGCAACTTACAAGACGATGGAGTTCAGTGGAACAACTATTGAAAGTCTGACt ATGGAAGAAAGAATGACATTGTGCAACATGGTTGTGGAAGCTGGGGGAAAGAATGGTGTCATCCCTCCTGATGCGACGACATTTAATTACGTTGAG AACAGGACATCTGTACCCTTTGAGCCCGTATATAGTGATGGAAATGCAAG CTTTATTGCAGATTATCGATTTGACGTGTCAAAGCTGGAGCCTGTGGTGGCTAAG CCTCATTCTCCTGACAACCGGGCTCTAGCAAGAGAATGCAAAGATGTCAAAATTGACAGAGTATACATTGGTTCTTGTACTGGTGGGAAGACTGAGGATTTTATGGCTGCAGCTAAACTTTTCCATGCAGCA GGAAAGCAAGTCAAAGTCCCAACTTTCCTTGTCCCCGCTACTCAGAAG GTGTGGATGGATGTGTATGCCCTCCCTGTGCCTGGAGCAGGTGGAAAGACGTGTGCGCAGATATTCGAAGAAGCTGGCTGCGACACACCAACCAGTCCTAGTTGTGGTGCCTGCCTTGGTGGCCCAGCTGACACCTATGCTCGCTTGAATGAACCTCAA GTGTGTGTCTCGACAACGAACAGAAACTTTCCTGGTCGGATGGGACACAAAGAAGGGCAGATTTACTTGGTTTCTCCTTACACCGCTGCAGCCTCGGCTCTGACCGGCCATGTCACCGACCCAAGAGAGTTCTTGCAGTAG
- the LOC111206079 gene encoding uncharacterized protein Mb2253c-like yields MTNTEPDSTWILHVNGSSSKQGSGIGIRLTSPTGEVLEQSFRLEFHASNNEAEYEALVAGLRLAHGLKIRNIHAYCDSQLVANQYSGEYEARDDRMDAYLKLIQDLSRDCNHSALTRIPRSENTQADALAALASSSDSGLRRVIPVEFIEQPNIGPPVVANLIRAQIENAEEVEDPPEENVDQSEYGCDSLWLEPIRAYIINR; encoded by the coding sequence ATGACAAACACGGAACCGGACTCAACCTGGATCCTTCACGTCAACGGATCATCGTCCAAACAAGGATCCGGGATCGGAATCCGGCTCACGTCTCCGACCGGCGAAGTCTTGGAACAGTCGTTCCGATTGGAATTCCATGCGtcgaacaacgaggccgaatatgAAGCACTCGTCGCAGGATTACGATTAGCCCATGGGCTTAAGATCCGCAACATTCACGCTTACTGTGACTCTCAGTTAGTCGCAAATCAGTACAGCGGAGAATACGAAGCGAGGGACGACAGAATGGATGCATATCTAAAACTCATCCAAGACCTCTCCCGAGACTGCAACCACTCCGCCCTCACTAGGATTCCTCGCTCGGAAAACACTCAGGCGGATGCCTTGGCCGCACTCGCATCAAGTTCGGATTCTGGACTAAGACGAGTAATCcccgtcgagttcatcgaacagcCAAACATCGGACCACCAGTGGTCGCCAATCTGATTCGAGCACAAATCGAAAATGCGGAGGAAGTCGAAGACCCACCAGAAGAAAACGTGGATCAGTCAGAATACGGCTGCGACAGCCTATGGCTAGAGCCAATCCGAGCATACATAATCAACAGATAG
- the LOC106381416 gene encoding 3-isopropylmalate dehydratase large subunit, chloroplastic isoform X2: protein MASSVISSSPFLCKSAQKDLGFPKSSQISVHRCQKRAISRKIVSVMAPQRSSSATGSVKTGMTMTEKILAKAAEKSQVVPGDNIWVNVDVLMTHDVCGPGAFGIFKREFGEKAKVWDPEKIVVIPDHYIFTTDKRANRNVDIMREHCREQNIKYFYDITDLGDFRANPDYKGVCHVALAQEGHCRPGEVLLGTDSHTCTAGAFGQFATGIGNTDAGFVLGTGKILLKVPPTMRFILDGEMPSYLQAKDLILQIIGEISVAGATYKTMEFSGTTIESLTMEERMTLCNMVVEAGGKNGVIPPDATTFNYVENRTSVPFEPVYSDGNASFIADYRFDVSKLEPVVAKPHSPDNRALARECKDVKIDRVYIGSCTGGKTEDFMAAAKLFHAAGKQVKVPTFLVPATQKVWMDVYALPVPGAGGKTCAQIFEEAGCDTPTSPSCGACLGGPADTYARLNEPQVCVSTTNRNFPGRMGHKEGQIYLVSPYTAAASALTGHVTDPREFLQ from the exons ATGGCTTCCTCTGTaatctcttcatctcctttcctctgcAAATCCGCCCAG AAGGATTTGGGGTTCCCTAAATCGTCGCAGATTTCGGTTCACAGATGTCAGAAGAGAGCGATTTCTCGGAAGATCGTCTCCGTCATGGCGCCGCAGCGATCATCCAGCGCCACTGGATCG GTGAAAACTGGGATGACGATGACGGAGAAGATTCTTGCCAAGGCAGCAGAGAAATCACAAGTGGTGCCTGGTGATAACATCTGGGTTAACGTTGACGTTCTCATGACTCATGATGTCTGTGGCCCTGGTGCTTTTGGTATCTTCAAGAGAGAGTTCGGTGAAAAAGCTAAG GTTTGGGACCCAGAGAAGATTGTTGTTATTCCAGACCATTACATCTTCACTACTGATAAGCGTGCCAACCGCAATGTCGACATTATGAGGGAACATTGCAGGGAACAGAACATCAAGTATTTCTATGATATCACCGACCTTGGAGATTTTCGG GCTAATCCTGACTACAAAGGTGTTTGCCATGTGGCGCTTGCACAAGAAGGTCATTGCAGGCCAGGAGAG gTTTTGTTAGGAACAGACTCGCACACATGTACTGCTGGAGCGTTTGGTCAGTTTGCTACAGGGATTGGAAACACCGATGCTGGATTTGTGTTAGGCACTGGCAAAATCCTCCTTAAG GTTCCACCAACAATGAGGTTTATCTTGGATGGTGAAATGCCCAGTTATCTGCAAGCAAAGGATCTGATTTTACAA ATCATTGGAGAAATATCTGTTGCTGGTGCAACTTACAAGACGATGGAGTTCAGTGGAACAACTATTGAAAGTCTGACt ATGGAAGAAAGAATGACATTGTGCAACATGGTTGTGGAAGCTGGGGGAAAGAATGGTGTCATCCCTCCTGATGCGACGACATTTAATTACGTTGAG AACAGGACATCTGTACCCTTTGAGCCCGTATATAGTGATGGAAATGCAAG CTTTATTGCAGATTATCGATTTGACGTGTCAAAGCTGGAGCCTGTGGTGGCTAAG CCTCATTCTCCTGACAACCGGGCTCTAGCAAGAGAATGCAAAGATGTCAAAATTGACAGAGTATACATTGGTTCTTGTACTGGTGGGAAGACTGAGGATTTTATGGCTGCAGCTAAACTTTTCCATGCAGCA GGAAAGCAAGTCAAAGTCCCAACTTTCCTTGTCCCCGCTACTCAGAAG GTGTGGATGGATGTGTATGCCCTCCCTGTGCCTGGAGCAGGTGGAAAGACGTGTGCGCAGATATTCGAAGAAGCTGGCTGCGACACACCAACCAGTCCTAGTTGTGGTGCCTGCCTTGGTGGCCCAGCTGACACCTATGCTCGCTTGAATGAACCTCAA GTGTGTGTCTCGACAACGAACAGAAACTTTCCTGGTCGGATGGGACACAAAGAAGGGCAGATTTACTTGGTTTCTCCTTACACCGCTGCAGCCTCGGCTCTGACCGGCCATGTCACCGACCCAAGAGAGTTCTTGCAGTAG
- the LOC106378185 gene encoding uncharacterized protein LOC106378185: MAKEDGGEEDLVETTTASMSELWCGEDGDDGEQVQAEEEDAAACGGNKIYRFCSLETCLYMSDTSSSKPNRKTSFRDRCLLMAKQQRTRLYILQRCVSMLLCWHDHSISDQLVLWFSDSIKVVIINQPTQN, encoded by the exons ATGGCAAAAGAAGATGGAGGAGAGGAAGATCTGGTGGAGACGACAACAGCGAGCATGTCCGAGCTCTGGTGTGGAGAGGACGGTGACGACGGCGAGCAGGTCCAAGCCGAGGAAGAAGACGCGGCGGCATGTGGAggt aacaaaatttatagattttgctCCCTTGAAACTTGTCTGTATATGTCAGATACTTCTTCGAGTAAACCGAACCGGAAAACCAGCTTCCGAGACCGGTGCCTGTTGATGGCTAAGCAACAACGAACTCGCCTCTACATCCTCCAACGCTGTGTTTCCATGCTCCTTTGCTGGCATGACCACTCTATTTCCGACCAGCTGGTTCTATGGTTTTCTGACTCAATCAAAGTCGTAATAATCAACCAGCCAACCCAGAATTAG